From Mycoplasmopsis maculosa, a single genomic window includes:
- a CDS encoding variable surface lipoprotein has product MKNKKILKWIGAVAPILSLPILSASCLEKVNLILNGNREGEKDKENPETSTNPTPNPTTPPKDSTEPIKKRRRKTKNYSFWNN; this is encoded by the coding sequence ATGAAAAACAAAAAAATTTTAAAATGAATAGGTGCTGTTGCTCCAATTTTATCATTACCAATTTTATCTGCTTCTTGTTTAGAAAAAGTAAATCTAATATTAAATGGAAATAGAGAAGGTGAAAAGGATAAAGAAAACCCTGAAACATCAACAAATCCTACTCCTAATCCAACAACACCACCAAAGGATTCAACAGAACCTATTAAAAAAAGAAGACGAAAAACCAAAAATTACTCATTCTGAAATAATTAA